Proteins encoded together in one Halothermothrix orenii H 168 window:
- a CDS encoding ISLre2-like element ISHor2 family transposase, translating into MVNILLQNITDINTLEKAALELARQIMEKVIEKLEEELFKNKDKNLEVVRFLERTISTKVGNIKLRRRLYKDQKTGKSVILLDKKLGLKKKKRVSGEYLKLLVILASKMSYRQVEEVLAEAGFPHLSHTTIFNEVRDFGKRESERLKHEKEEVFTGGKILKGEEKEIPLLFIEADGIMVGSQEEGGKKLEIKLGLIHEGWEYTSPAKKRKRLKEPQIVAGVYGKADDFYEELIHQISKKYNLENTLVVLNGDGASWIQKTSKEYFENIIVQLDRYHIKRDIGLYFGREVADDLCRVLAEGRKQVFLDTLESLICMGETAENREKRRKIIKHFKKYEEHLLDYRYRIPTELRNKELHGMGAAEGYVDKNVARRMKNQGMNWSKKGAEAMARILMLKHNKELKERLGDQYYTIKNPVRKIKYMFKKVDRDWSKWLQAKIPAINGPDSGKDWVKAIRGLATI; encoded by the coding sequence ATACCTTGGAGAAGGCAGCACTGGAACTTGCAAGGCAGATAATGGAGAAGGTAATAGAAAAGCTTGAAGAAGAGCTATTTAAAAATAAAGATAAAAATTTAGAAGTAGTAAGATTTTTAGAAAGAACGATATCGACTAAAGTTGGAAACATCAAGCTTAGAAGGCGACTATATAAAGACCAAAAAACAGGAAAAAGCGTCATTTTACTGGACAAAAAACTGGGGTTAAAAAAGAAAAAAAGAGTAAGTGGAGAATACCTAAAACTGCTGGTAATACTGGCAAGTAAGATGAGCTACAGGCAAGTGGAGGAAGTACTGGCTGAAGCCGGTTTTCCCCATTTAAGCCATACAACTATCTTTAATGAAGTCAGGGATTTTGGAAAAAGGGAGTCAGAGAGACTCAAACATGAAAAAGAGGAAGTATTCACTGGAGGTAAGATTTTAAAAGGAGAGGAAAAAGAAATACCACTACTATTCATTGAAGCTGACGGGATAATGGTTGGTAGTCAGGAAGAAGGAGGAAAGAAGCTGGAAATCAAACTGGGATTAATCCATGAGGGCTGGGAATACACTAGTCCAGCAAAAAAACGGAAGAGATTGAAGGAGCCACAAATAGTAGCAGGAGTCTATGGAAAAGCAGATGACTTTTATGAAGAATTAATCCATCAAATAAGCAAAAAATATAATCTTGAAAACACTTTAGTAGTATTAAACGGGGACGGTGCCAGCTGGATACAAAAGACCAGTAAGGAATACTTTGAAAATATAATAGTACAACTGGATAGGTATCATATAAAAAGAGATATAGGATTATACTTTGGAAGAGAAGTTGCAGATGATTTATGCAGGGTATTAGCAGAAGGAAGAAAGCAGGTATTTCTGGACACATTGGAATCGTTAATATGTATGGGAGAAACAGCTGAAAACCGAGAAAAGAGGAGGAAAATAATAAAGCATTTTAAAAAGTATGAAGAGCACTTATTAGATTACAGATATCGAATACCAACAGAATTAAGGAATAAAGAATTACATGGGATGGGAGCAGCTGAGGGCTATGTGGATAAGAATGTGGCTCGCAGGATGAAGAACCAGGGAATGAATTGGAGCAAAAAAGGTGCTGAGGCAATGGCTAGAATTTTAATGTTAAAACATAACAAGGAATTAAAAGAAAGACTTGGAGATCAGTATTACACAATAAAAAACCCGGTAAGGAAAATAAAATATATGTTTAAGAAAGTGGACAGGGATTGGAGTAAGTGGTTACAGGCAAAAATACCTGCAATAAATGGTCCAGATAGCGGTAAAGATTGGGTAAAAGCAATAAGAGGACTGGCAACTATTTAG
- the lysA gene encoding diaminopimelate decarboxylase: MRLYGTMEISNSGVLHIGGISTVDLVEKYGTPLLVFDEWEIRKKAREYVKAFNKYYPNSRTVYASKAFLNQALCYIIEEEGLGLDVVSGGELYIALKAGFPPEKIFFHGNNKSNAEIKMAVEAGIGRFMLDNLKEARYINKVAGRLEKSIKAILRVTPGIEAHTHEFIQTGQIDSKFGVSVYRDQALKAIEEIIRMDNIELTGVHVHIGSQIFNLTSFSRTIDVMFEFMNNVRDKTGYILKELDLGGGLGIPYTEDEPDPGIDEYARLVSEKVREKSHEFDYPLPVIINEPGRSIIGTAGTTLYTVGTVKEIPFIRKYLAVDGGMTDNIRPALYGAEYDAILANRADDEREEIVSIAGKCCESGDILIHDIKMPEAREGDIIAIPCTGAYTYAMSSNYNGLRRPAVVLVNDGNADLIIKRESYEDLIKNDIVPARLRKIKLKKVVSHG, encoded by the coding sequence TTGAGGTTGTATGGAACCATGGAAATTAGTAATTCAGGGGTACTTCATATCGGAGGTATTAGTACAGTAGACCTTGTTGAAAAATATGGGACTCCCCTCCTTGTTTTTGATGAGTGGGAGATCCGTAAAAAGGCCCGTGAATATGTAAAAGCCTTTAATAAATATTACCCCAACTCCAGGACAGTCTATGCCAGTAAGGCTTTTTTAAACCAGGCTTTATGTTATATTATTGAAGAAGAAGGACTGGGGTTAGATGTAGTTTCAGGGGGTGAGTTATATATTGCCCTCAAAGCAGGATTTCCACCTGAAAAAATCTTTTTCCATGGTAATAATAAGTCAAATGCTGAAATTAAAATGGCAGTTGAGGCCGGTATAGGACGTTTTATGCTGGATAATTTAAAAGAAGCCAGATATATTAATAAAGTGGCCGGTAGACTGGAGAAAAGTATCAAGGCCATTTTACGGGTTACCCCGGGAATTGAGGCCCATACCCATGAATTTATCCAGACCGGTCAGATAGATTCAAAGTTTGGAGTAAGTGTTTACCGGGATCAGGCTTTAAAAGCAATTGAAGAGATAATAAGAATGGATAATATAGAACTGACGGGAGTTCATGTTCACATTGGTTCACAGATTTTTAATTTAACTTCCTTTAGCAGGACTATAGATGTTATGTTTGAATTTATGAATAATGTCAGGGATAAAACCGGGTATATCTTAAAAGAACTGGATCTGGGAGGAGGTCTGGGTATACCATATACTGAGGATGAACCTGATCCCGGTATTGATGAATATGCCAGACTGGTTTCAGAGAAAGTCAGAGAAAAAAGTCATGAATTTGATTATCCACTCCCGGTAATTATTAACGAACCCGGCAGATCTATAATCGGTACAGCCGGAACTACTTTATATACGGTAGGGACGGTAAAGGAGATACCCTTTATCCGGAAATACCTCGCTGTAGATGGAGGTATGACCGATAATATTAGACCAGCCCTTTATGGGGCAGAATATGATGCTATTTTAGCCAACCGGGCCGATGATGAACGGGAAGAGATTGTTTCCATTGCCGGTAAATGCTGTGAATCAGGTGATATTCTTATTCATGATATTAAAATGCCGGAAGCCAGGGAAGGAGACATTATAGCAATTCCCTGTACAGGGGCCTACACTTATGCCATGTCAAGTAACTATAATGGATTAAGGAGACCGGCAGTGGTTCTTGTCAATGATGGGAATGCAGACCTGATAATTAAGCGAGAATCCTATGAGGATCTGATAAAAAATGATATAGTCCCGGCTCGATTGCGAAAAATAAAACTAAAAAAAGTTGTTTCCCATGGCTAG
- a CDS encoding CBS domain-containing protein translates to MDIIITHELTDLDGLGAMVAARKLYPQARPVFPGRLHRMVRDFMALYKDEIKIYQARDIDFSRVTRVILVDTHNLDKIGSLRNRLDWDRVEVILYDHHPHECLNWVNRDKSSKVGSATTILVEEIIENGISLNPLEATICALAIYADTGKLTYRNTTSSDARALAFLLDNGANLKVINEFLEESLTEQQQEVMDLLIENKKDIDINGIKITLFWLECDNYVMGLNRIVSKIKAVYRLPSLFIIVKMGNKVEVVGRSSDEVVNVGQICESLGGGGHQGAGAVQLHTSLEKAKREVIRAIKETVRPPGKVRDIMSSPVRTVNPDTRIGEVEKILDKYGHTGIVVCENGEIVGVFSKRDLNKVKEHDLLHSPVKGYMSTDVITIDVDETIRYAQKLMVKYDIGRLPVIEDGKLVGIVTRSDILSSYYGMKTPHQHLNRYGSTLVKIKEEKYDFRRVLKRLPGEVYSLLNVIRREADKHDVRVYLVGGMVRDLILGLENNDLDFMVEGNIKYYLRALSRTFEENYTYNDKFKTGRIRLNSGYNLDFAVARSEVYTSPGALPEVETGEIVEDLFRRDFTVNALAIGVDSQNWGTLIDFFGGIHDIEHKKLRVLHRFSFLDDPTRIIRGLRLALRLGFSFQDKTNLLMKEALKFGNFKRISKPRIIKEFSLLFSKKMDRRITGLLKQFPIFHLLDLDPRVDESKFSIIKRAECILDYFRQKNYNIKEWLIRMVVLLDGVEEKKLANWGLNRGEREILTFPSVIDTIIDKLRTNSTPLKLKKLLEGFTLEQILLLLIYTEGKERKQVYKYINYLSKVDLKINGHDLIELGLKPGPVIKEVLDKVWEAKVDNGLKTREEELRFARKIIGDKLK, encoded by the coding sequence TTGGATATAATTATAACCCATGAGCTTACAGACCTGGATGGTCTGGGGGCAATGGTTGCTGCCAGAAAGCTGTACCCTCAGGCTAGACCAGTTTTCCCCGGGAGATTACACAGAATGGTCAGGGACTTTATGGCCCTTTATAAAGATGAAATAAAAATATATCAGGCCAGGGATATTGATTTTTCCAGGGTTACCAGGGTTATTTTAGTTGATACCCATAACCTTGATAAAATTGGCTCCCTCAGGAACAGGTTAGACTGGGATAGGGTAGAAGTAATTTTGTATGATCATCATCCCCATGAATGCCTGAACTGGGTTAACAGGGATAAAAGCAGTAAAGTTGGTTCGGCCACAACAATTCTGGTTGAAGAAATTATTGAAAATGGAATAAGTTTAAATCCACTTGAGGCTACTATTTGTGCCCTGGCTATTTATGCTGATACGGGAAAGCTTACATATCGGAATACAACTTCAAGTGATGCCAGGGCCCTGGCTTTTTTACTTGATAATGGTGCTAATTTAAAAGTAATAAATGAATTTCTAGAGGAATCCCTGACTGAACAGCAACAGGAGGTAATGGATTTACTTATAGAAAACAAAAAAGATATCGATATAAATGGGATAAAAATTACCCTATTCTGGTTGGAATGTGATAACTATGTTATGGGACTAAACAGGATTGTTTCAAAAATTAAAGCTGTTTATCGGCTGCCCTCATTATTTATTATTGTTAAAATGGGTAATAAAGTTGAGGTTGTCGGTCGCAGCAGTGACGAGGTTGTAAATGTCGGCCAGATTTGTGAATCCCTGGGTGGAGGTGGTCATCAGGGGGCAGGGGCAGTTCAGCTGCACACATCCCTTGAAAAGGCAAAAAGGGAGGTTATCCGGGCGATAAAAGAAACTGTAAGACCTCCAGGAAAGGTCAGGGATATAATGTCCAGTCCTGTTAGAACAGTTAACCCTGATACCAGGATTGGAGAAGTTGAAAAAATACTTGATAAATATGGACATACCGGTATTGTTGTTTGTGAAAATGGGGAGATTGTTGGAGTTTTTTCAAAACGTGACCTGAATAAGGTTAAAGAACATGATTTATTACATAGTCCTGTAAAGGGTTATATGTCCACTGATGTTATAACTATTGATGTTGATGAAACTATTCGTTATGCTCAGAAGTTAATGGTTAAATATGATATTGGAAGGTTACCGGTTATAGAAGATGGTAAATTAGTGGGGATTGTGACCCGGAGTGATATTCTGTCGTCATACTATGGTATGAAAACCCCCCACCAACACCTCAATAGATATGGCAGTACTCTGGTTAAAATAAAAGAAGAAAAATATGATTTCAGGCGAGTATTAAAAAGGTTGCCTGGAGAAGTATATTCACTATTAAATGTTATCAGGAGAGAGGCCGATAAACATGATGTCAGGGTATACCTTGTTGGGGGGATGGTTAGAGATCTAATTCTTGGTTTAGAAAATAATGATCTGGACTTTATGGTTGAAGGAAATATAAAGTATTATTTAAGAGCTCTCTCCAGGACATTCGAGGAAAATTATACTTATAATGATAAATTTAAAACAGGCAGGATAAGACTCAACAGCGGGTATAATCTTGACTTTGCAGTGGCCAGGAGTGAGGTTTATACCAGTCCCGGAGCCCTTCCAGAAGTGGAAACAGGAGAAATTGTTGAGGATCTGTTCCGGCGGGACTTTACAGTGAATGCCCTTGCCATTGGTGTTGATAGTCAAAACTGGGGGACATTGATTGATTTCTTCGGGGGAATACATGATATTGAACACAAAAAATTACGGGTGCTCCATCGATTCAGTTTCCTGGATGATCCTACCAGAATTATAAGGGGGCTAAGACTGGCTTTGAGGCTCGGTTTTAGCTTTCAGGATAAGACAAATTTATTAATGAAGGAAGCACTCAAATTTGGTAATTTTAAGAGAATATCGAAGCCCAGAATTATTAAAGAATTTAGCCTTCTGTTTAGTAAAAAAATGGATAGGAGGATAACAGGATTACTTAAACAGTTTCCGATATTTCACTTACTGGATTTAGATCCCCGGGTTGATGAAAGCAAGTTTTCTATAATTAAGCGTGCCGAATGTATTCTTGATTATTTCAGACAAAAGAATTATAATATAAAAGAATGGTTGATACGAATGGTAGTCCTGCTTGATGGAGTTGAAGAAAAAAAACTGGCAAACTGGGGATTGAACCGTGGTGAAAGGGAAATTTTAACCTTTCCTTCTGTTATTGATACTATTATAGATAAATTGAGAACTAATTCTACTCCCTTAAAACTCAAGAAACTTCTTGAGGGTTTCACTCTGGAACAGATATTACTCTTGTTGATATATACTGAAGGTAAAGAAAGGAAACAGGTATACAAATATATTAATTATCTCTCAAAGGTTGATTTAAAAATAAATGGACATGATTTAATTGAACTTGGTTTAAAACCCGGACCTGTCATTAAGGAAGTTCTAGATAAGGTCTGGGAGGCTAAAGTGGATAATGGCTTAAAAACAAGAGAGGAAGAACTTAGATTTGCCAGAAAAATTATTGGTGATAAACTAAAGTGA
- a CDS encoding site-2 protease family protein, whose product MNLEEIVLLIPVILLSLSIHEYSHGRVSYLLGDPTPKLMGRLTLNPLAHLDLVGSLVLILTRRFGWAKPVPVNPRYYKNPRKGLMLVGLAGPFANIFLAVLFALFFKVFLSIAGITIHKTGLYYTLSGNVNEITATLIDFIILAGVVNLSLAVFNLIPIPPLDGSKILRGFTPPSFDRFLLQLEGPLGMVIIFALAYLGILRIILIPIVNLIFNLLYF is encoded by the coding sequence ATGAATTTAGAAGAAATTGTATTGTTAATCCCGGTTATTTTGCTATCTTTATCTATCCATGAATATTCGCATGGCAGGGTATCATACCTGTTAGGAGACCCTACACCTAAGTTAATGGGACGTTTAACGTTGAATCCCCTGGCTCATCTGGATTTGGTGGGTAGTCTTGTCTTAATTCTAACCAGGAGGTTTGGCTGGGCTAAACCTGTCCCGGTTAACCCCAGATATTATAAAAATCCGAGGAAGGGTTTGATGCTGGTGGGGCTGGCCGGCCCTTTTGCAAATATATTTCTGGCTGTGTTATTCGCTCTATTTTTTAAAGTTTTTTTAAGTATAGCTGGAATTACTATACATAAAACAGGTTTATATTATACCTTAAGTGGTAATGTTAATGAAATAACTGCAACCTTAATAGATTTTATAATCCTGGCCGGGGTAGTAAATTTAAGTCTGGCTGTTTTTAATTTAATACCCATTCCCCCCCTTGATGGCTCGAAAATCCTGAGAGGTTTTACCCCTCCTTCTTTTGACAGGTTCCTTTTACAGCTCGAAGGACCCCTGGGCATGGTAATTATATTTGCTCTGGCCTATCTGGGTATATTGAGGATAATCCTTATACCCATTGTAAATCTTATTTTTAATTTATTATATTTTTAA
- a CDS encoding segregation and condensation protein A, giving the protein MYEVQLDKFQGPLELLYQLVKKNKIEISEISLARITEQYLEYIEHYRDFNLEMASEFMVIASELIELKVKSLLPDSEEDSTEEEKGKTIVQRLKDYHVFKKVTELFREYEKAAGQIYSKPVNLDKYVDNEVNYEIDIDISELVEAFKKAMSSTDGVEVFEGDRNLKKIESEEIKIQDKMDQILELFNQNPDQGLTFSQLVSGNPSKMEIVVTFLSILELTKLRKIEIKQEKLFSDINLRSKAG; this is encoded by the coding sequence ATGTACGAAGTTCAGCTGGACAAATTTCAGGGTCCTCTGGAATTGCTTTATCAGCTTGTAAAAAAAAATAAAATTGAAATCAGTGAGATATCTCTGGCCCGGATTACCGAACAGTATCTGGAATACATAGAACACTACCGTGACTTCAACCTGGAGATGGCCAGTGAATTTATGGTTATAGCTTCAGAATTAATAGAGTTAAAGGTAAAAAGCCTTCTTCCTGACAGTGAGGAAGATTCTACAGAAGAGGAGAAAGGCAAGACCATCGTTCAGAGGTTAAAGGATTATCATGTATTTAAAAAAGTTACCGAACTATTCAGGGAGTATGAAAAGGCTGCCGGGCAAATATATTCAAAACCGGTTAATCTCGATAAATATGTTGATAATGAGGTAAATTATGAGATTGATATAGATATATCTGAGCTGGTAGAAGCCTTTAAAAAAGCTATGTCCTCTACTGACGGGGTTGAGGTTTTTGAAGGTGACAGGAACCTTAAAAAAATAGAATCAGAGGAAATAAAGATACAGGATAAAATGGACCAAATTCTTGAATTATTTAACCAGAATCCAGATCAGGGATTAACCTTTTCCCAGTTGGTAAGTGGTAATCCAAGTAAAATGGAAATTGTGGTTACATTTCTCAGTATTCTGGAGCTAACCAAGTTAAGGAAAATAGAAATAAAGCAGGAAAAATTATTCTCTGATATAAATCTAAGGTCAAAAGCAGGGTAG
- the scpB gene encoding SMC-Scp complex subunit ScpB, with the protein MDVGNLAKLEALLFTSPEPVSPGEIARAADMSESEVRKYLKILTREFDKKSHGIQVKEYNDRYFFVTKPEFSSYIKSLHNKPGSIRLSQAALETLAIIAYKQPITRAEIEEIRGVKAEKTLLTLGKYGLIRELGRKETTGNPIVYGTTEKFLQYLDIKDLSQLPDLEQFYEEINENQGQ; encoded by the coding sequence ATGGATGTTGGAAATCTGGCAAAGCTGGAGGCATTATTGTTTACATCACCGGAACCGGTCTCCCCGGGAGAGATAGCCCGGGCTGCAGATATGTCAGAAAGTGAAGTCAGGAAATATTTAAAAATTCTTACCAGAGAATTTGATAAAAAGTCCCACGGAATCCAGGTTAAGGAGTATAATGACAGGTACTTTTTTGTTACTAAACCAGAGTTTTCTTCATATATAAAAAGCTTACATAATAAACCGGGTTCCATTCGCTTAAGCCAGGCTGCTCTGGAGACTCTGGCTATCATTGCATATAAACAACCAATTACCAGGGCTGAAATAGAAGAAATCAGGGGGGTTAAAGCTGAAAAGACCCTTTTGACCCTGGGGAAGTATGGACTTATCAGGGAACTGGGGAGAAAAGAAACAACCGGTAATCCCATTGTTTATGGGACCACGGAAAAATTTTTACAATATCTTGATATAAAAGACCTCTCACAACTTCCTGATTTAGAGCAGTTTTATGAGGAGATAAATGAAAATCAGGGTCAATAG
- a CDS encoding DUF2953 domain-containing protein, producing MLFLLLIPLLFLFLLVPLNIKLNYIRDGKNDEFYLTVFLLVKPFGLRVVIPYMQFNLFKPLVKIFADIDTYLTDLMSKRGEEKMEREINGGINDLKKMFKNVFKKKEIIRVFIENLKINLYEFCWKTEFGTGNAAHTGILTGIIWSIKGVIVSSLGSRMNKFSGIQIKVNPVFNKRTFKTRLRCIFSVKLGNIILATLKVVVYKFKGGTAKCQNIRLKN from the coding sequence ATGCTATTTCTTTTATTAATTCCCCTACTATTTTTATTTTTACTTGTTCCTCTAAATATTAAATTAAATTATATTAGAGACGGTAAAAATGATGAATTTTATTTAACAGTATTTTTGTTGGTAAAACCCTTTGGTCTCAGAGTTGTAATACCTTATATGCAATTTAATTTATTTAAACCACTTGTGAAAATTTTTGCTGACATAGATACCTACCTGACAGACCTTATGTCAAAAAGAGGGGAAGAGAAAATGGAAAGAGAGATTAACGGGGGGATTAATGATTTAAAGAAGATGTTTAAAAATGTTTTTAAAAAGAAAGAAATTATCAGGGTTTTTATAGAAAATTTAAAAATAAATTTATATGAATTTTGCTGGAAGACAGAATTTGGAACAGGTAATGCGGCACATACTGGAATTTTAACCGGAATAATATGGTCTATTAAAGGTGTAATTGTATCCAGTCTTGGTTCCCGAATGAATAAATTTAGTGGAATACAGATTAAGGTAAATCCTGTCTTCAATAAAAGAACCTTTAAGACCCGCCTGCGGTGTATATTTTCAGTTAAATTAGGTAATATTATACTTGCAACACTAAAAGTCGTTGTGTACAAGTTTAAAGGGGGAACAGCTAAATGTCAGAACATCCGATTGAAAAATTAA
- the ytfJ gene encoding GerW family sporulation protein, translating to MSEHPIEKLMDTAMSNIKSMVDVNTIVGDAVETPDGSVIIPISRVSFGFAAGGGELKDNNDRKNEGQVKPFAGGSGAGITLNPMAFLVVSKEQVRLLPVTNNAVAERLINVAPEIMQQIQKIMEKKNQ from the coding sequence ATGTCAGAACATCCGATTGAAAAATTAATGGATACGGCGATGAGTAATATAAAGAGCATGGTTGATGTGAATACCATAGTCGGAGATGCAGTTGAAACACCTGACGGGAGTGTTATTATACCCATATCCAGGGTTAGTTTTGGTTTTGCAGCAGGTGGTGGTGAACTTAAAGATAATAATGATAGAAAAAATGAGGGACAGGTCAAACCATTTGCCGGTGGCAGTGGGGCCGGTATAACCTTAAATCCAATGGCCTTTCTTGTTGTCAGTAAAGAACAGGTCCGGTTATTACCGGTTACCAATAATGCTGTTGCCGAGAGATTAATCAATGTTGCCCCTGAAATCATGCAACAGATTCAGAAAATAATGGAGAAAAAGAATCAGTAG